One part of the Enterococcus sp. DIV1094 genome encodes these proteins:
- a CDS encoding ABC transporter permease gives MSDKKKEVTQESIPPMGIRMIAREFIKDKVAIFSLALLVILLLVIFIGAIFIDQDQVMFVSIFDKYAEPGAISTQGTKFLLGADEGGRDVFGQLIIGARNSVMIGFAITILTSIIGVGLGILSGFYGGMIDNILMRIVDFIMILPIMLIIIVFVSIITNYNVWSFIFIMSAFYWVAKARLFRSKTLSEARRDYVSASKTMGTSDVKIMFREIMPNLSSLIITNLTMNFAANIGIETTLTFLGFGLPTNVPSLGTLIGYASNGEVLVNRQWIWLPASILILVLMLSINYVGQAFKRSADARQRLG, from the coding sequence ATGAGTGATAAAAAGAAAGAAGTTACGCAAGAAAGTATCCCACCAATGGGGATACGAATGATTGCACGAGAATTTATAAAAGATAAAGTCGCCATTTTTTCACTGGCCTTACTAGTGATTTTGTTGTTAGTCATTTTTATTGGGGCAATCTTTATTGACCAAGATCAAGTAATGTTTGTTAGTATTTTTGATAAGTACGCAGAACCTGGTGCTATCTCCACTCAAGGAACAAAATTCCTTTTAGGAGCAGATGAAGGTGGACGTGATGTCTTCGGACAATTGATCATCGGGGCAAGAAACTCTGTCATGATCGGTTTTGCTATTACGATCTTGACTTCGATCATCGGGGTAGGTTTAGGGATCCTTTCAGGATTCTACGGTGGTATGATCGATAACATCTTGATGCGTATCGTCGATTTCATCATGATTTTACCGATCATGTTGATCATTATTGTATTTGTTTCAATTATTACGAACTATAATGTATGGTCATTCATCTTTATTATGAGTGCATTTTATTGGGTCGCTAAAGCCCGATTATTCCGAAGCAAAACATTATCCGAAGCAAGACGTGATTATGTCAGTGCTTCTAAAACAATGGGAACAAGTGATGTGAAAATCATGTTCCGTGAAATCATGCCGAACCTTAGCTCATTGATCATTACCAACTTGACAATGAACTTTGCGGCAAATATTGGGATCGAGACCACTTTGACTTTCTTAGGCTTCGGATTGCCAACCAATGTACCAAGTTTGGGAACATTGATCGGTTATGCAAGTAACGGTGAAGTTTTAGTGAATCGACAATGGATTTGGTTACCCGCGTCAATTCTGATTTTAGTCTTGATGTTGAGTATAAATTACGTTGGTCAAGCATTTAAGCGTTCTGCAGATGCGCGTCAACGGTTAGGATAA
- a CDS encoding ABC transporter ATP-binding protein: MSDNQLLDVQNLHTGFRLKDEYYDAVDDVSFTLDKNEILAIVGESGCGKSTLATTIMGLLDPNNTKITGEIMYNDLNLIELNETLYNKIRGNDIGMIFQDPLSALNPLMRIEDQIKEGLSYHTKMTADQRQARALELLEQVGIPNPARVGRQYPHELSGGMRQRVIIAIAIACKPPIIIADEPTTALDVTIQAQILDLLKDLQEETKTGIILITHDLGVVAEMADRVAVMYGGQFVEVAGVKELFENPKHPYTQSLLNSIPQEGNHEAELHVIEGVVPSLKNMPRTGCRFAPRIPWIPASAHEENPVLHEIAPNHMVRCSCYKHFHFRDEKGEV, translated from the coding sequence TTGTCAGATAATCAATTATTAGATGTTCAGAACCTACACACAGGCTTCCGTCTAAAAGATGAATATTACGATGCAGTAGACGACGTTTCTTTTACTTTAGATAAAAACGAGATCTTAGCCATCGTAGGTGAGTCTGGTTGCGGAAAAAGTACGTTAGCTACAACGATCATGGGGTTGTTGGATCCTAACAACACAAAGATCACAGGGGAGATCATGTACAATGATTTAAATTTAATTGAATTAAATGAAACGTTGTATAACAAAATTCGCGGAAATGATATTGGAATGATTTTCCAAGATCCGTTGTCTGCGTTAAACCCTCTGATGAGAATTGAAGACCAAATCAAAGAAGGTTTGTCTTATCATACAAAAATGACTGCTGATCAAAGACAGGCACGTGCATTGGAACTATTAGAACAAGTTGGGATCCCAAATCCTGCGCGAGTGGGTCGTCAATATCCGCATGAGCTATCAGGTGGTATGAGACAGCGTGTGATCATCGCAATCGCCATTGCATGTAAGCCGCCAATCATCATCGCAGATGAACCAACGACCGCTTTGGACGTAACGATCCAAGCACAGATTTTGGACTTATTGAAAGATTTACAAGAAGAAACAAAAACAGGGATCATTTTGATCACGCACGATTTAGGTGTCGTTGCTGAAATGGCCGATCGTGTTGCTGTAATGTACGGTGGACAATTTGTTGAAGTTGCGGGCGTCAAAGAATTATTTGAGAACCCAAAACACCCTTATACACAATCACTACTAAATTCGATTCCACAAGAAGGAAACCACGAAGCAGAATTACATGTGATCGAAGGGGTCGTTCCTTCATTGAAAAATATGCCACGAACAGGCTGTCGTTTTGCACCGCGGATTCCTTGGATTCCAGCGAGCGCTCACGAAGAAAATCCAGTGTTGCATGAAATCGCACCAAATCACATGGTACGTTGCTCATGTTATAAACATTTCCACTTTAGAGACGAAAAAGGAGAGGTGTAG
- the opp4B gene encoding oligopeptide ABC transporter permease, producing the protein MWKTILRRVLLMIPQVIILSVLIFILAQAMPGDPFTGLINPNQDPAVIEQMRQAAGLNDPWYEQYFRWIGNAVQGDFGQSFLFKRPVAYLIGERVVNTLYLSVLTVIITYLIAVPLGMLAGRYQNSILDKAVVIYNFFSFAVPLFIFGLIMLFVFGYRLGWFPTSGSQTLGFQGNFIAQWFDRLQYILLPAITQAFLATAVTIQYLRSEVIDSKSLDFVRTARSKGVPTNKVFSRHIFRNAALPMASQMGYEITSLIAGSVVIEKIFGYPGVGKLFIDSIGQRDYTVITALVLILGIATLVGTLLSDIIMSIVDPRIRIQ; encoded by the coding sequence ATGTGGAAAACGATTCTACGAAGAGTTCTTTTAATGATCCCGCAAGTGATCATTCTTAGTGTGTTGATCTTTATACTAGCGCAAGCCATGCCTGGAGATCCTTTTACAGGATTGATCAACCCAAACCAAGACCCAGCTGTCATCGAGCAAATGCGTCAAGCAGCCGGACTGAACGATCCTTGGTATGAACAATATTTCCGTTGGATCGGAAATGCTGTACAAGGTGATTTCGGACAAAGTTTCTTATTCAAACGCCCTGTTGCCTATTTGATTGGTGAACGTGTCGTCAATACTTTGTATTTATCAGTTTTAACTGTAATTATTACGTATTTGATCGCTGTACCGTTAGGCATGTTGGCTGGTCGTTACCAAAATTCGATTTTGGACAAAGCAGTTGTTATCTATAACTTCTTTAGTTTTGCTGTTCCATTATTCATTTTTGGATTGATCATGTTATTCGTTTTTGGTTACCGTTTAGGCTGGTTCCCAACCAGTGGTTCTCAGACCTTAGGTTTCCAAGGAAACTTTATTGCTCAATGGTTTGATCGCTTGCAATACATTCTATTGCCAGCAATCACACAAGCCTTTTTAGCCACAGCTGTTACGATCCAGTATCTGCGTAGTGAAGTCATTGATTCAAAATCACTCGACTTTGTACGTACCGCTCGATCAAAAGGTGTGCCGACCAACAAAGTATTCAGTCGCCACATTTTCCGTAATGCAGCATTGCCAATGGCTTCTCAAATGGGGTATGAAATTACGTCATTGATCGCCGGATCTGTAGTTATCGAAAAGATCTTTGGTTACCCTGGTGTCGGAAAACTATTTATTGACTCAATCGGTCAACGTGATTATACCGTGATCACTGCCTTAGTCTTGATTTTAGGAATCGCAACGCTAGTCGGAACACTGCTGTCAGATATCATCATGAGCATTGTTGATCCGCGTATACGAATCCAATAA
- the acpP gene encoding acyl carrier protein, producing MTREEVFNKVAKIISNHFEMDTDKVTDELNIKDDLKADSISIMEFVLELEDEFGTEISDEDAEQIETVGGAVDYISNNLK from the coding sequence TTGACGCGTGAAGAAGTATTTAATAAAGTAGCTAAAATCATTTCGAATCACTTTGAAATGGATACCGACAAAGTGACAGATGAATTAAACATTAAAGATGATCTGAAAGCTGATTCAATTAGTATCATGGAATTCGTTCTTGAACTGGAGGATGAATTCGGAACAGAGATCTCTGATGAAGATGCTGAACAAATCGAAACAGTCGGCGGCGCCGTGGATTATATCAGCAATAACTTGAAATAA
- a CDS encoding ABC transporter ATP-binding protein, whose translation MSELITIKDLKVHYPIRSGFFNRVTDHVYAVDGVDFIIEKGKTYGLVGESGSGKSTTGKAVVGLEKVTSGEIMYEGKDVTKRSNRKKIGYNKDVQMIFQDSMSSLNPKKRVLDIIAEPIRNFERLSDQEEKKKVKSLLDIVGMPEDALYKYPHEFSGGQRQRLGVARAVATNPKLIVADEPVSALDLSVQAQVLNFMKRIQQEFGLSYLFISHDLGVVKHMCDNIAIMYKGRFVEIGTREDIYNDPRHIYTKRLLSAIPRIDVDNREMHKQNRRNVEREYIEHQKDYYDTTGRVYDLRTLTPTHKVALKDGGAS comes from the coding sequence ATGTCAGAATTAATCACAATCAAAGATTTGAAAGTTCACTATCCTATTCGCAGTGGGTTTTTCAACCGAGTAACAGACCATGTCTATGCAGTAGACGGTGTCGATTTTATTATTGAAAAAGGAAAAACATATGGACTAGTTGGCGAATCAGGTTCTGGTAAATCCACAACTGGTAAAGCAGTGGTTGGTTTAGAAAAAGTGACCTCCGGAGAAATCATGTATGAAGGCAAAGACGTGACGAAAAGAAGTAACCGCAAAAAAATCGGTTATAACAAAGACGTCCAAATGATCTTCCAAGATTCGATGTCTAGTTTGAACCCGAAAAAACGCGTGTTGGATATCATCGCTGAACCGATCCGTAACTTTGAACGCTTGAGCGATCAAGAAGAAAAGAAAAAGGTCAAAAGCTTATTAGATATCGTTGGGATGCCAGAAGATGCGTTATACAAGTATCCACATGAATTTTCTGGTGGACAAAGACAGCGTTTGGGGGTTGCCCGAGCAGTCGCGACAAATCCTAAGTTGATCGTGGCAGATGAACCTGTTTCTGCCTTAGACTTATCCGTTCAGGCGCAAGTCTTGAACTTCATGAAACGCATCCAACAAGAATTTGGATTGAGCTATTTATTTATCTCTCATGACTTAGGTGTCGTAAAACACATGTGTGACAATATTGCGATCATGTACAAAGGTCGATTTGTTGAAATCGGTACACGAGAAGATATCTACAATGATCCACGCCACATCTATACAAAACGCTTACTATCTGCGATTCCACGAATCGATGTAGACAATCGGGAAATGCATAAACAAAACCGACGGAATGTTGAACGCGAGTATATCGAACATCAAAAAGATTACTACGACACAACAGGCCGAGTGTATGACTTACGTACATTAACCCCTACACACAAAGTAGCGTTGAAAGATGGAGGTGCTAGCTAA